The Cheilinus undulatus linkage group 2, ASM1832078v1, whole genome shotgun sequence genome has a window encoding:
- the LOC121520790 gene encoding von Willebrand factor A domain-containing protein 5A-like isoform X2 translates to MVNCRCGLLTLKQEPVPLKSVEVEVEVRDHVATVVSTLNYGNQEDNPLEAVFVFPLPGDAAVCHFSAKIGQTEIVAEVKEKQKAREEYDDALSSGQQAFLLEESEQSPDIFSLSVGCLPPKESASIRLEYVTELAVQADDGLRFCLPAVLNPRYQPQGSGDQGGSNIQMTSIPASKVPYSLSFCAHVSSPRPVVKIESNCSLDPLQYLNTEQTQATTKLAAGHKFDRDVEVLIYYKDAHQPTAVVEAGEASAKPGTLMGDPAVMLSLYPEFPQSVMSSVASCGEFVCLLDRSGSMGVQLNNSENHQSRIGSARDTLLLLLKSLPLGCYFNIYSFGSRYKHIFPKSVEYSQKTMEEALKKVGEMGANLGGTEILRPLQHIYSQPCIQNQPRQLFVFTDGEVQNTKEVINLVKKNSHLHRCFSFGIGEGASSALINGLAKEGGGHAQFITGTDRMQPKVMQSLRYALQPAVIDVSVSWELPKDVSVSVLSPPITALFQGQRSLVYAQLSGQIPEAAEGSVTVKYTLAGQPLQNRFNFSLKPAEDSGLTVHRLAARALIRSLEMENRESKDQQDESVKKKVVELSVQSGVNSVFTAFVAVNKGDGEAIQGPLVRRNVPTPMYMTSSMKVRRCGRLGATKFGRKSKRSLTAGGSP, encoded by the exons ATGGTGAACTGTCGCTGTGGGCTGCTGACTTTAAAACAAGAACCAG TTCCTTTGAAGAgcgtggaggtggaggtggaggttcGAGACCATGTGGCTACAGTGGTCTCCACTCTGAACTATGGGAACCAAGAGGACAATCCACTAgaggctgtttttgtttttcctctgcctGGAGATGCTGCTGTCTGTCATTTCAGTGCTAAGATTGGACAAACAGAGATTGTAGCTGAGGTGAAGGAGAAGCAGAAG GCTCGTGAGGAGTATGATGATGCTTTGAGCTCCGGCCAGCAAGCCTTTCTACTGGAGGAGAGTGAGCAGAGTCCAGATATATTCTCTCTGAGTGTTGGCTGTCTTCCTCCAAAAGAGAGCGCCTCAATCAGACTGGAGTATGTCACTGAGCTAGCTGTTCAGGCTGATGATGGGCTGAGGTTTTGTCTTCCTGCTGTGCTCAACCCACGCTACCAACCTCAAG GAAGTGGCGATCAAGGAGGCAGCAACATCCAAATGACGTCGATTCCAGCCTCTAAGGTGCCCTACAGTCTGTCTTTCTGTGCCCATGTGTCGTCTCCTCGTCCGGTGGTTAAAATCGAGTCCAACTGTTCCCTCGATCCTCTTCAGTATCTGAACACAGAGCAAACCCAAGCCACG ACCAAGCTGGCTGCTGGACACAAGTTTGACAGAGATGTTGAAGTGCTGATTTATTACAAAGATGCCCACCAGCCCACTGCTGTGGTGGAGGCTGGAGAGGCCTCTGCCAAACCTG GCACTCTGATGGGTGATCCAGCTGTGATGCTGAGTCTGTATCCTGAGTTTCCCCAGTCTGTGATGTCTTCAGTCGCTTCATGTGGAGAGTTTGTGTGCCTGCTGGATCGATCTGGGAGTATGGGTGTGCAACTGAACAACAGCGAGAATCATCAGAGTCGCATTGGCAGCGCCAGG GAtactctcctcctcctgttgaAGAGCTTACCGTTGGGCTGCTATTTCAACATTTATAGTTTTGGGTCCAGATATAAACACATCTTCCC GAAGAGTGTGGAGTACAGCCAAAAGACCATGGAGGAAGCTCTGAAGAAAGTTGGAGAGATGGGGGCTAATCTGGGAGGAACAGAGATCCTTCGGCCGCTTcaacatatttacagccagcCCTGCATTCAGAATCAACCAAGACAA CTCTTTGTGTTCACCGACGGAGAAGTGCAGAACACCAAAGAAGTCATCAATCTGGTGAAGAAGAATTCACATCTACACAG ATGTTTCTCTTTTGGGATCGGGGAAGGAGCCAGCTCTGCTCTCATCAACGGGCTGGCCAAGGAAGGAGGAGGTCATGCTCAGTTCATCACAGGCACCGACAGGATGCAGCCCAAA GTGATGCAGTCACTGCGATATGCTCTGCAGCCGGCCGTGATCGACGTCTCAGTCTCCTGGGAGCTGCCAAAGGACgtgtctgtctctgtcctctctcCACCAATCACAGCACTATTCCAGGGTCAAAGGTCGTTGGTTTATGCccagctcagtggacag ATTCCAGAGGCAGCAGAGGGCTCTGTGACAGTGAAGTACACGCTGGCTGGTCAGCCCCTGCAGAACAGGTTTAACTTCAGCCTGAAACCTGCAGAGGACTCTGG ACTAACAGTCCACAGACTGGCTGCTCGGGCTCTGATTCGCTCCCTGGAGATGGAAAACCGAGAGTCCAAAGACCAGCAGGATGAAAGTGTGAAGAAGAAGGTGGTGGAGCTCAGTGTACAGTCAGGAGTGAACAGTGTCTTCACTGCCTTTGTCGCTGTCAACAAAGGTGATGGTGAGGCAATACAAGGACCTCTGGTGCGCAGAAATGTGCCAACACCCA tgTACATGACCTCTTCTATGAAAGTGCGTCGTTGCGGTAGACTTGGTGCTACAA AGTTTGGAAGGAAAAGTAAACGTAGTTTAACGGCTGGTGGTTCTCCTT AG
- the LOC121520790 gene encoding von Willebrand factor A domain-containing protein 5A-like isoform X1, giving the protein MVNCRCGLLTLKQEPVPLKSVEVEVEVRDHVATVVSTLNYGNQEDNPLEAVFVFPLPGDAAVCHFSAKIGQTEIVAEVKEKQKAREEYDDALSSGQQAFLLEESEQSPDIFSLSVGCLPPKESASIRLEYVTELAVQADDGLRFCLPAVLNPRYQPQGSGDQGGSNIQMTSIPASKVPYSLSFCAHVSSPRPVVKIESNCSLDPLQYLNTEQTQATTKLAAGHKFDRDVEVLIYYKDAHQPTAVVEAGEASAKPGTLMGDPAVMLSLYPEFPQSVMSSVASCGEFVCLLDRSGSMGVQLNNSENHQSRIGSARDTLLLLLKSLPLGCYFNIYSFGSRYKHIFPKSVEYSQKTMEEALKKVGEMGANLGGTEILRPLQHIYSQPCIQNQPRQLFVFTDGEVQNTKEVINLVKKNSHLHRCFSFGIGEGASSALINGLAKEGGGHAQFITGTDRMQPKVMQSLRYALQPAVIDVSVSWELPKDVSVSVLSPPITALFQGQRSLVYAQLSGQIPEAAEGSVTVKYTLAGQPLQNRFNFSLKPAEDSGLTVHRLAARALIRSLEMENRESKDQQDESVKKKVVELSVQSGVNSVFTAFVAVNKGDGEAIQGPLVRRNVPTPMYMTSSMKVRRCGRLGATKFGRKSKRSLTAGGSPSEMLENCAMPSRVLRGCNLSSSDAGICSLLNMDEHMFGPSKPPMDPLLQLVSLQKASGCWDLAPDLAAAVGKTSEEVEKQKPALVSQEVWATILSLIWLHGFKMDSKDEWELLAMKAVSWLQAQNVSCVEECVDAGNALLGCKVQKDALGL; this is encoded by the exons ATGGTGAACTGTCGCTGTGGGCTGCTGACTTTAAAACAAGAACCAG TTCCTTTGAAGAgcgtggaggtggaggtggaggttcGAGACCATGTGGCTACAGTGGTCTCCACTCTGAACTATGGGAACCAAGAGGACAATCCACTAgaggctgtttttgtttttcctctgcctGGAGATGCTGCTGTCTGTCATTTCAGTGCTAAGATTGGACAAACAGAGATTGTAGCTGAGGTGAAGGAGAAGCAGAAG GCTCGTGAGGAGTATGATGATGCTTTGAGCTCCGGCCAGCAAGCCTTTCTACTGGAGGAGAGTGAGCAGAGTCCAGATATATTCTCTCTGAGTGTTGGCTGTCTTCCTCCAAAAGAGAGCGCCTCAATCAGACTGGAGTATGTCACTGAGCTAGCTGTTCAGGCTGATGATGGGCTGAGGTTTTGTCTTCCTGCTGTGCTCAACCCACGCTACCAACCTCAAG GAAGTGGCGATCAAGGAGGCAGCAACATCCAAATGACGTCGATTCCAGCCTCTAAGGTGCCCTACAGTCTGTCTTTCTGTGCCCATGTGTCGTCTCCTCGTCCGGTGGTTAAAATCGAGTCCAACTGTTCCCTCGATCCTCTTCAGTATCTGAACACAGAGCAAACCCAAGCCACG ACCAAGCTGGCTGCTGGACACAAGTTTGACAGAGATGTTGAAGTGCTGATTTATTACAAAGATGCCCACCAGCCCACTGCTGTGGTGGAGGCTGGAGAGGCCTCTGCCAAACCTG GCACTCTGATGGGTGATCCAGCTGTGATGCTGAGTCTGTATCCTGAGTTTCCCCAGTCTGTGATGTCTTCAGTCGCTTCATGTGGAGAGTTTGTGTGCCTGCTGGATCGATCTGGGAGTATGGGTGTGCAACTGAACAACAGCGAGAATCATCAGAGTCGCATTGGCAGCGCCAGG GAtactctcctcctcctgttgaAGAGCTTACCGTTGGGCTGCTATTTCAACATTTATAGTTTTGGGTCCAGATATAAACACATCTTCCC GAAGAGTGTGGAGTACAGCCAAAAGACCATGGAGGAAGCTCTGAAGAAAGTTGGAGAGATGGGGGCTAATCTGGGAGGAACAGAGATCCTTCGGCCGCTTcaacatatttacagccagcCCTGCATTCAGAATCAACCAAGACAA CTCTTTGTGTTCACCGACGGAGAAGTGCAGAACACCAAAGAAGTCATCAATCTGGTGAAGAAGAATTCACATCTACACAG ATGTTTCTCTTTTGGGATCGGGGAAGGAGCCAGCTCTGCTCTCATCAACGGGCTGGCCAAGGAAGGAGGAGGTCATGCTCAGTTCATCACAGGCACCGACAGGATGCAGCCCAAA GTGATGCAGTCACTGCGATATGCTCTGCAGCCGGCCGTGATCGACGTCTCAGTCTCCTGGGAGCTGCCAAAGGACgtgtctgtctctgtcctctctcCACCAATCACAGCACTATTCCAGGGTCAAAGGTCGTTGGTTTATGCccagctcagtggacag ATTCCAGAGGCAGCAGAGGGCTCTGTGACAGTGAAGTACACGCTGGCTGGTCAGCCCCTGCAGAACAGGTTTAACTTCAGCCTGAAACCTGCAGAGGACTCTGG ACTAACAGTCCACAGACTGGCTGCTCGGGCTCTGATTCGCTCCCTGGAGATGGAAAACCGAGAGTCCAAAGACCAGCAGGATGAAAGTGTGAAGAAGAAGGTGGTGGAGCTCAGTGTACAGTCAGGAGTGAACAGTGTCTTCACTGCCTTTGTCGCTGTCAACAAAGGTGATGGTGAGGCAATACAAGGACCTCTGGTGCGCAGAAATGTGCCAACACCCA tgTACATGACCTCTTCTATGAAAGTGCGTCGTTGCGGTAGACTTGGTGCTACAA AGTTTGGAAGGAAAAGTAAACGTAGTTTAACGGCTGGTGGTTCTCCTT cagAGATGCTCGAAAACTGTGCAATGCCTTCACGTGTTCTAAGGGGGTGTAATCTTTCCAGCTCGGATG cggGGATCTGTTCTCTTTTAAACATGGACG AACACATGTTTGGGCCCAGTAAGCCCCCCATGGACCCTCTGCTCCAGCTGGTCTCCCTCCAGAAGGCATCCGGCTGCTGGGACCTGGCTCCAGatcttgctgctgcagtgggcaAAACCAGTGAAGAGGTGGAGAAGCAAAAGCCTGCATTG GTGAGCCAGGAAGTATGGGCCACCATTCTGTCTCTGATCTGGCTTCATGGTTTCAAGATGGACTCTAAGGACGAGTGGGAGCTTCTGGCCATGAAGGCCGTGTCATGGCTTCAGGCACAGAAtg taTCATGTGTGGAAGAGTGCGTGGATGCTGGAAATGCACTGTTGGGCTGTAAAGTGCAGAAAGATGCTTTGGGTCTTTGA